Genomic segment of Rana temporaria chromosome 12, aRanTem1.1, whole genome shotgun sequence:
GTTATTATAAATGGATATTTGGTGTGTGATGTTGGAAGGTTGTTTAGCTCAAGTGTAGGGCTCACCAGTCCACACAAGAtatgatgtttaaccacttgccacccaggccaatgctgacactagaaaattacatagaactcccaaacattatataccgtTATTTTTCCACACCGTAAGacgcacattccccccccccccccccccagaaatatgGGGGAAATAGtctctgtgtcttatggagcTAATGTATGTGAGGCACCACCCCCAGAAGAGAGGCAGAAGAGCGGAGGACAAATAGCTGAAGCCCCTGTGAGCATCGGGCCATCTCCCGGCTGGGCCGGATATTGTTGCCGAGACAGAAGACAGAGCATTCGGCCactcgggctgctctgtcttctgtcagGGGGATGGAATGACATCAGGAAAGGCTATGTTtatggcactggtcaggctgcatttcatgggcactggtcaaGCTGCACTTCTTGGGCACTGGCCAGGCTGCACTTCTTTGACACCGGCCAGGCTGCACTTCTTTGACACCGGCCAGGCTGCACTtcttgggcactggtcaggctgcacttCTTGGGCACTGGTCAAGCTGCGCTtcttgggcactggtcaggctgcgcttcttgggcactggtcaggctgcgctTCATGGACACTGGTCAGGCTGCGcttcatgggcactggtcaggctgcgcttcatgggcactggtcaggctgcgcttcatgggcactggtcaggctgcgcttcatgggcactggtcaggctgcgcttcatgggcactggtcaggctgcgcttcatgggcactggtcaggctgcgcttcatgggcactggtcaggctgcgcttcatgggcactggtcaggctgcgcttcttgggcactggtcaggctgcgctTCTTGGGCACTGGGCAGGCGCAGCAGGCTGCGcttcatgggcactggtcaggctgcgcttcatgggcactggtcaggctgcgcttcatgggcactggtcaggctgcgcttcatgggcactggtcaggctgcgcttcatgggcactggtcaggctgcgcttcatgggcactggtcaggctgcgcttcatgggcactggtcaggctgcgcttcatgggcactggtcaggctgcgcttcatgggcactggtcaggctgcgcttcatgggcactggtcaggctgcgcttcatgggcactggtcaggctgcgcttcatgggcactggtcaggctgcgcttcatgggcactggtcaggctgcgctTCATGGAAACTGGTCATGGCTGCACTtcttgggcactggtcaggctgcacttcttgggcactggtcaggctgcacttcttgggcactggtcaggctgcacttcttgggcactggtcaggctgcacttCTTggacactggtcaggctgcacttCTTggacactggtcaggctgcacttCTTggacactggtcaggctgcacttCTTggacactggtcaggctgcacttCTTggacactggtcaggctgcacttCTTggacactggtcaggctgcacttCTTggacactggtcaggctgcacttCTTggacactggtcaggctgcacttCTTggacactggtcaggctgcacttCTTtgccactggtcaggctgcacttCTTtgccactggtcaggctgcacttCTTtgccactggtcaggctgcacttcatgggcactggtcaggctgcacttcatgggcactggtcaggctgcacttcatgggcactggtcaggctgcacttcatgggcactggtaaatattttaggacaccatttggttcagaatattttttttttcatgttttcctcctctaaaacctaggtgcgtctcaTTGGTCAGGTGCATCTTAAGGAGCGAAAAATAccgtatgttttttttagcagctcCCCTTGAGAATAAGATGGCGGACATTCCAaatttttatctcgcatggtatttgcgcagaaaTTTTTCAAACGGGTGTTTTTTGGAAAGAAACGTTtcatgcataaaaaaaacaaagcagtaaagttagcccaatttttttgtataatgcggaagatgatgttatgccaagtaaatagatacccaacatgtcacgcttcaaaattgcacacgctcgtagaatggcgccaaacttctgtacttaaaaatcccaATAGAtggcgcttacattttttttttttacaggttacattcgtggcgataccttacatgagAGAGCACAGTACCAATGAACCTGGAGTGGAGGAAATTGCTGCCAAGGTGCTGCATATGCGTTCACATGTGACTACCGCGGACTGTCCACTGTGTAATGTCATGTGACTCCGGAATGTACCGTGATGTGACAGTGATGCCATTTCCAGAATTCCATCAGTAAAGTGCAGAAAGTGGAAGAAATTTCCATTAGGGATGCAAAGGTCAATAGCTAGGAATGCCATGCGGAGGTCTTTGGCATAGGTTGAGCCACAAGATGGCGGAGGGTTCGGCCTCAGCAGGAAGGATAGTATTCCAGCAAAAGGGACAGGAGCAGAGAGCGCTCTTGGTGTCAATTCTAGCCAATAGCAAAGCTTGTCTTACAACTTATTTCATGCCAGACTGCACAGAGATGGGACTAATGTCTCCAACTGTGCAAATGCAATCTGCCATGCCAAGCAGTGCAGAAAAACACATCAATGGAATGTCAGAAGCAACAGGCGTCTCTGGGATAAATAAGAACAAAGAGGGGTGAACAGAGGCCCAACTATGAGAACAAACACAGAGTGCTGTGATAAGGAAGCACAGGGCAATCCAGGGATGGTGGAGACCCAGCACGACACTCCGTACACCTATCAATTCCGACACTGACCCCTCCACCTACATACAGAACAGCACTGCAACCTATGTCAGCACATGTGcagtctgcagaggcgcattgccggcgggattaccgcgctttcccattgatttcgatGGGAAGGACCGGTAAACACCCCACTCCtatactgctccaaagatgctgcttgcaggagtaatttttttcccccctgccaggacatcgcctcagtgtgaaagcactcaggctttcacgttGAGAATGCTagggcaggattatttcaggcgttatttatgcgatatttttagcgctaaaacacctgaaatacgcctcagtgtgaaaggggccttaaaagtggttgtaaacccttacacaccacTTGTATCTATCGGTGAGCCTataaataaggcttacctataagtaCTGTTCCACTGTATATTTTGCCTTTGGGAAGTTTATCTGAATTTATCCTgagtgcttggaatctaggaagtgtactgcgctcggtatatgccggcgcagttgttcaaactcagcgcgggatcgagcgggaaggacaccacgatggccgcagaagaacaccaccgaagccgcagacggacctgacaaggccgccgatggacgccgcgcaaaacactaaaactgtaagtactaaaatgtttttttttttacaggaatgcgggtccacattaggggtgcgcgctatacgccggagcgcgcaataccccgataaatacggtacttgatcTAGGTTATTCTGTGGGAACATGTTCTCCGAACATCTACTCAGTGCCTACCAGCAGAACTGAGAAAaaacctgggcatgctcagaatcaagtcggcgcacgctgggaagcattgaacttcatttttctcggctcgtcgtagcgttttggacggtcggaatttagtccgaCAGTGTGTATCCAAGACGGATGGAAGTCAGCGgcgtcgaaattccgacggaaaattccatcttgTGTACGCAGCTTTAAAGCAACAAGTATTTTCATCTATTCAAATCACAAGCACCGCCGCTCATCCCAATGTGTCCGGGGGATGGATGAGCCACCCCGGAGCGCATCCCGTCTGCATTGGGGGAGGTCGCCACCCCGGGTCACATTAGGGAGAGCGTCAGCGTTTGTGCGCAGGCGCGACATGCCCATTTAAGTCTATTGCATGCCCACCGCTGCTCGTTCTGATATGACCAGAGTCTAGAGATGGAGGAATAACCAGTATACGGTCCTCAGCGCCCCGTCTGTGCCAGACCTCACACCTAGCGTCCCGTAAAAACGCacatttttttattcccccccaCGTGGCAAGGAAGCGCCCGCATCTTTTCAGGTGTAGAGCTCCACACATTTGTCATGCGTCCGCTGCCCCGTGTTTGGGGCGCCATTAGGAATTAGCGCGACTGGCAGTTTTTTGCACAATTATAGAATGCAAAGACGTTACTGCGCCCTCATATGGACGTGTTTTGCGCAGGAACTTTCTCATAGGATGATAGCAAGGAGACCATgaagtgtgtgtatacacacacatatatatatatatatatatatatatatatatatatatatatatatatatatatatatatatatatatatatatatatatatatatatatacatacacatacacacacacacatatacatactggagaaaaaaaaatatatatatatatatatatatatatatatacacacaccgtgACCGGGCCTATATAtgaacacacacatacagtatatacacacattgTATATAGAGCAGCAATAGACACACAGACATAAAACTCCCGGGTCCCGGTCCCACACCCCTCCCTGGGTCCCCTTGTAGGTCCCAGTCCTGTGGCCCCCTGGTATTTCCCAGTCTCAGGGCCCCCCGTTTTTACCTCAAAGTCTTCTCGGCTCTCGGCTCGCTTTACACACACACTGCAGCCTGCCAGGCCTACCACGTCACTGCGCTCTCTGTATTGCGCGCTCCGATTGGCCCCCTGCCTCCCGCATCACGGAATCCCGAGCCGCGATTGGCCGAGGAGGACATCAATCAATGGCGGTCATGTTGGTGTAGGCCCGGGAGAGGCGCCGCGTTTGCTGTGTCACCGATGTCCGTCCATTGAGAGTGGCGGTTGGGGGGGAGGGCGGTATACGGGCACACAGGGGCTCATTGTGTCCTGACATCACGAGTTGGAGCCGGGGAGCCGCCATTGGGGCCGGGCCGTGTTATCCCTTTAAGCTGTATGGATGGCCACATCATCGCAGCATGAGAGCCCAGGCCTAGCTGCTGACCCCTGTATGTATGAAAACAGTGAGGGGCCACAAGGGTCCGGAGCCGTGGACGACGCTCCTCAAACGCAGCCTCCCGGCGTCAACTGCGCGCCGACGGCGTCCACCGCCGAGCACCCGACGTCCAGAAACGGCGTTGAGGTGCAGCCAACCGGCAGCCATGAAGCCACTGCTAGTCCACAGGGGGCCGATGAACCGCGCCTGACCGGCCGAGGGATGAAATCGTCTCGGCTCATCGTGGACACCGACCTTCTCATCAGCGAGGTGAAGAAACGCCCGTCCGTGTACGACCAACAGGAGGACGACTACAGCGACCGCACCAAGAAACAGAAGTGCTGGGAGGAGATCTGCGCCGTCCTGGTGTCAGGCTGGGAGGAGTGCACACAGCTGGAGAAGGGCCGcaagggtaaaaaaaattaaataaaaatgtcacgTCACCACGCCTCCGAGCGCGACCCATAAAAGTCTTCACCTTTTTCCGCAAATGAGACAAAAACCTGCCCCAACCCCCCCAATTGAAACTTGCGGCCTACAAGAGATGGTCGAATCCTGGCACAAAATGcgaggggtcttcaaaaagtttccacacttaccttagttaaaaaattaaaataaaaaagtgtggaaactttttgaagaacccttgtATATCCAAAGCCgaaacgtaaaaaataaataaaaatcttttggATGGGGTCGTAAGAGTTCAAACTGGTtggggggagatttcccttcacgtcTTGTGTTGTAAGACCCaacgggaagtgagaggaaatatctcGAGAGCAACGGTTGACACCAGGCATTGGAGGAACTCAACATTTTGGATGTTCCCCTCGCTTTCAGTGACAAGAGCCCTGGGGTCTCCATGGTGGCATAAACCATATGTTTGCcgtcatggaggcaccaggaaaacagaaGATTGAATCCTTACCGTTGTATGATTTTCTATTCCTGGGGCCTATCTATGGAGGATTACACCATACGTATGCCGCcctggaggcaccaggaaaacccaTACATCTTTAGGCCAGTGCAGTGATCAGAGATGACCAGATGAAGGAGTACTGGCACTTGTGACCATCTCACCAGACTGATGATGCCAGCGGGCACCTTTAGGGGTATTACGCCCTGAGCGTATGACGTATTTTCTCCTTTTGTTTCTACCAACAATTGCTATTTAGCCCAAAACTTTCTACTCAAGATTGGGGGGCCACcagttcccctcttacatcacTGGGACTTCTGGATTGGGGAGTACTTGGTGTGCTGTATCAGGTCTGCATGTTCCATGATTCTTCACTCCCAGCCTGTAGTGCACGTGCATGCTTGCCCTTTCTAATGGCACCAGGTGACCTCCAGCGCTGGGACATCACATCCCGTGATTATTCACACCCAACTCAAAATGTGGAAGTGTCTTTAGTCTAATGGCATGAGGTGACTTCCTGTGCTGGGACTCCATATGCCATGGTTCCTTGTGCCCAGTCCATATTGTGCTTTCAGATTAGCCTATGCTATAATGCATGTGTTCCAACTCTGACAGCAGGTGACCTCCTGTTTCAGGAATGCATGCCCCATGATTCCTCACACCCAGCCCATAATGCATGTGTGCCCACTCCAATGGCAGCTGTTGACCTCCTGCATCAGGAATGTATACCCCTAGATTCTGCACACCCAACCCATAATGCACGTGTGTGCCTGCTCTAATGGCATCCGATGACACCTGCTTTGGGACTACACGTTCCATGATTCCGCACACCTAACCCATAATGCACGTGTGTGCCTGCTCTAATGGCATCCGATGACACCTGCTTTGGGACTACATGTTCCATGATTCCGCACACCCAACCCATAATGCACGTGTGTGCCTGCTCTAATGGCATCCGATGACACCTGCTTTGGGACTACATGTTCCATGATTCCGCACACCCAACCCATAATGCACGTGTGTGCCTGCTCTAATGGCATCCGATGACACCTGCTCTGGGACTACATGTTCCATGATTCCTCACACCCAGCCCATAATGCATGTGTCCCCACTCCAATGGCAGCTGGTGACCTCCTGAGTCAAGAATGCATGCCCCATGATACCTCATATGCTGCCAATAATGCGTATGTGTGCCTGTTCTAATAGCATCAGATGACACCTGCTTTgcaactacatgtcccatgattccTCACACCCAGCCTGTGATGTTCATGAGTGCCAGTTCTAACAGCATTATGGGGCCTTCTGCATCagcactacatatcccatgattcCTCATATCCAACCTATAACACGCAAGTGTCTCCACTCCTAtggcaccaaagtcaaaagtctcggagtcattctcgacacctacatgacaatggatgcgcaaatagggtcagtagtcagcggatcccatctgctgcgcctactacgcagactcaccccctttataccGAAAGAGgccatagcagtcgtggtgggaacaattattaaCTCCAGTCTCGACtaagcaaatgccctttacctcggactcccaaagtaccaaatcactcgtctgcaagtcattcaaaatacggccgctcgacttgtgactgggaaaaaaacatgggaatcaatctcaccttctctgagatcccttcattggctgccagtaaaagacagaaaccctttcatgagttttttttttttgcgtgtatttttgtgcgtgtatttgagagaggagccggactgcaggagttgggagtaggcaggcctcccccagaggcaatctgccacctttctccatgccccgggtggcaatggcgggtgcgtgagggggtcctcccacacagcccaccctacctgctccgctttgaagcccaatggggcagagggactccctataagggagtgagaggatctagcccactcaaccagccccgttagtccttcgcctctctcccttttttagagaccgcttggtcaaagtgcgtgcatgttaacccaattccGAGTGCGTGTGGTCGTTTTtgtgaggggggtgggcgtactaagcgcaggcttacctcgcatagcacacccaccgggagccgggctgagaccaccaaactcaattcacatgtagccgagaccgggatccgaacccctggctgcagaggtgaatggcttgtcagcgcagtgccaatcgcgttgagccaccgcagctccctttcaaagctctctgtctaacgcataagtgtgttcaaggaaatgccccccaatatctatgcgagaaactaaaagctcacaaccccaatcgcgttctgcgatccaccaatcaaaatctactccagatagtccaaaggagaaagaagatttgcactccaaggacctagactttggaaagctctaccaaccagcatccgattagaggtgaactacttggccttcagaagaaaaatcaaaacctaTCTCTTCTGAGGGGAAAATAAAGTTTACTCAGGAATggttaccaagcgcccagaggcgattcagttcacatgtgttgcgctatataccgtatttatctcggtataacgcgctcccgcgtatactgcgcacccctaaagtggccccgaatcctgtggaaaaaacattttttttgtacttacagttttggtgtcttgcgcggcgtccatcggcggcctcgtcgggtccgtctgcggcttcgggtgtcctcttcgtcgggtccggggtccgtctgcgggcttcgggtgtcctattcgtcgggtccggcgtcctcgcgtcctccccgctcgtttcccgctccgagtttgaatactgcgccgacatatacagagcgcagtacactcgtgtattgtcgggcaggctcggcaacactcgcgctcacgtcctgtacgtccaggacgtgagcacggaaggagccgagactggccgactatacccgagtgtactctgctcgatatatgtcggcgcagtattcaaaactcggcgcgggtatcggcgtataccgcgcacccacgattttgccctgattttcagggcaaaaaagtgagcggtatacgccgataaatacggtaagtttctcactcactcatggCACTCCTGCCTTAGGAATGCATGCTCCATGATTCTGCATGCCCAGTCTAtaaagagtgagtgagtgagtgagaaacttatatagcgcaaacaaatgcgaacttaatcgcctaaAGAACATGCATGCCCACTTTAATAGAGCTTCTGGTCCCTCGGACTTTGAAGTCCCGCCTGGGGAAGCACACGGCGTAGCCATCTTGCAGGCAGAAATACTAAGGGTATAGAAATTGTAGGATTGTGCTGCAAAGACAAACAGGACAGCACCAGTAGAAGTAGATGAGGTATGGTGCTACCTACATACACCATTTGTTTTGATAACACAGATTTGCCCACAACTAGGAAATAAGCTCGGGCCCAGATTATGTGTTTATACTGCTGATCTATCACTCTACTGCTTCTACGTTTTAATGAATTTGGGTTTTACTTTACAGCCAAAGAGATCCAGACACGATGGAGGTCGCTGAAAGATTGCTTCCGGAGGGAGCTGCACCTACAGAAGAAAGAATCCCGGGGCGGCTCTTCTCCGGCTAAAAGGAAACGCTACATGTTCTATGATCAGCTTACCTTCCTGGAGCCCATGTTGATGCGAAGATCGTAAGTCACTCGTTTAAAGGACAACGTTCAGATATGCTTCCCCTGCCTTACGATAGCCTATCAGGAAATAATGTTTATTAGCTGTTGTCTTCCCTAATGCCAGGAGAGGTTTGTATGTCTGAATGGAAGGTGCATGGTAGACATCCTTGGCACTTTATCAGATGGAAACATATTGGTATTACTTTGTCAGATGCAAAGTATTATATATTTCAGCAGAGAAAACCACCCCTTGTGAACAGGTGCCTGTACACTGTAAAGCACTTGGAAGAAGGATTCTGACCCATGCCAATCACCTCTAAATGACAGATCTGGTAGCTGGCACTGAGTGTGCTGGATTTCGCCATTTACTTTTGTTGCCTGTCCTGGTTGGTTCCCACTGGCTGTATGACTGGTTAGGCCTTCAGCAGAACGCAACCCTAACAATATGGACCTTGGGTTCTCTTCTGCACCCATGTGATACTGGTAAAGTGCATTGTCATTCAGTGCAATATAAGTTGTCTGCCTAGATTAGTGGTCGTCAGCTTTCTTAATATGGGCCTTAAGTACGGCCCTCAACATCACCAAGGGCTGCATGGAAAAATTCAGTGAATGTTAAGAGTCAGACTGCAGACACACAGCAGGATATGGTCAAAGACTAatagcatgatacaagagatggtcagagactgcagacttgataccagagatggtcagagactgcagacttgataccagagatggtca
This window contains:
- the LOC120919215 gene encoding uncharacterized protein LOC120919215 is translated as MATSSQHESPGLAADPCMYENSEGPQGSGAVDDAPQTQPPGVNCAPTASTAEHPTSRNGVEVQPTGSHEATASPQGADEPRLTGRGMKSSRLIVDTDLLISEVKKRPSVYDQQEDDYSDRTKKQKCWEEICAVLVSGWEECTQLEKGRKAKEIQTRWRSLKDCFRRELHLQKKESRGGSSPAKRKRYMFYDQLTFLEPMLMRRSTSGKASDTAESPKSEGSDSEPPQSPLPERIPQVSDTPRPKKTKGGAKGLGDFESQIIDMVDCLKKRRDHEADEDYNFVQSLIPYLKKVPEQKKIDLQIDMLRLVKRYVQPASHGARDGIERGQHQ